The following coding sequences are from one Triticum aestivum cultivar Chinese Spring chromosome 5A, IWGSC CS RefSeq v2.1, whole genome shotgun sequence window:
- the LOC123106522 gene encoding patatin-like protein 3, whose amino-acid sequence MASPPQPQVDVDLGKLSYEIFSFLESKFLYGGGASGGGVCSLPGTPGRGPVGGGGARVRVLAIDGCGPGPGDALLAAAALARLEAALRAKAGDPDARVADFFDAAAGAGAGGVLAAMLFVRGVDGRPKYTAADALAFVAASLGKGGWGGGGGGWRGRWAALFRRGERSSDKSSLSASSSSSSLRRVFGDATLRDTVAPLLVPCYDLATGAPFLFSRADAVESDSFDFRLRDVCAATCAGGSAATAVRSVNGLTAIAAASGGVAAMGNPAAAAITHVLHNKQEFPLAAGVDDLLVVSIGSGSSSGGTASGSATPSAGWRTPIPPRSPSPAEMVRLTAEGVADMVDQAVAMAFGHTCGRNYVRIQAAAPAHSIKALRSLEARKVVAIADGMLTQRNVEAELFRGRRLSEKSNREKLDAFATELVKEHDRRRDSPPGLLPNVAIKQVSPTPPRLSSATTSSAATTGTTGRTASTMPSPASTQDSGH is encoded by the exons ATGGcctcgccgccgcagccgcagGTGGACGTGGACCTCGGCAAGCTGAGCTACGAGATCTTCTCCTTCCTCGAGAGCAAGTTCTTGTACGGTGGTGGCGCTAGCGGGGGCGGGGTGTGCTCGCTGCCGGGCACGCCGGGGCGAGGGCCGGTCGGCGGTGGGGGCGCGAGGGTGCGGGTGCTGGCCATTGACGGCTGCGGCCCGGGCCCCGGGGACGCGCTGCTGGCAGCTGCCGCGCTGGCTAGGCTCGAGGCCGCGCTGCGGGCCAAGGCCGGGGACCCCGACGCCCGGGTCGCCGACTTCTTCGACGCCGCCGCGGGGGCGGGAGCGGGCGGCGTGCTCGCGGCGATGCTGTTTGTGAGAGGTGTTGACGGCAGGCCGAAGTATACGGCCGCGGACGCGTTGGCGTTCGTGGCGGCGAGCCTCGGGAagggcgggtggggcggcggcggcggcgggtggcgcgggAGGTGGGCCGCGCTGTTCCGGCGCGGGGAGAGGTCGTCGGACAAGTCGTCGTTATCGgcgtcgtcgtcttcgtcatcgCTCCGCCGGGTGTTCGGCGACGCGACGCTGAGGGACACGGTGGCGCCGCTGCTGGTGCCGTGCTACGACCTGGCCACGGGCGCGCCGTTCCTCTTCTCCCGCGCCGACGCCGTCGAGAGCGACAGCTTCGACTTCCGCCTCCGCGACGTCTGCGCGGCCACCTGCGCCGGAGGCTCGGCCGCGACCGCGGTCCGCTCCGTGAACGGCCTTACGGCCATCGCCGCGGCGTCGGGCGGCGTGGCAGCGATGGGCAACCCGGCCGCGGCGGCCATCACCCACGTCCTGCACAACAAGCAGGAGTTCCCCCTCGCCGCCGGCGTCGACGACCTCCTcgtcgtctccatcggctccgggTCCTCCTCCGGCGGCACCGCCTCGGGCTCCGCCACCCCGTCCGCCGGGTGGCGCACGCCGATCCCCCCGCGCTCCCCGTCCCCCGCCGAGATGGTCCGCCTCACCGCCGAAGGCGTCGCCGACATGGTCGACCAGGCCGTGGCCATGGCATTCGGCCACACCTGCGGCCGCAACTACGTCCGCATCCAG gcggcggcgccggcgcacTCGATCAAGGCGCTCCGGTCGCTGGAGGCGCGGAAGGTGGTGGCGATCGCGGACGGGATGCTGACGCAGCGGAACGTGGAGGCGGAGCTGTTCCGGGGGCGCCGGCTGTCCGAGAAGTCCAACCGGGAGAAGCTGGACGCGTTCGCGACGGAGCTGGTGAAGGAGCACGACCGCCGGCGAGACTCGCCCCCAGGGCTCCTCCCCAACGTGGCCATCAAGCAGGTGTCGCCGACGCCGCCGCGGCTGTCCTCGGCCACCACGTCCTCCGCCGCGACCACGGGCACCACCGGCAGGACCGCGTCCACCATGCCGTCGCCGGCGTCGACGCAGGACTCAGGGCACTGA
- the LOC123106523 gene encoding uncharacterized protein, protein MLRSCWNLHRVSRSAHESFLMARNIAAHSQTNRPSHLPWAWGNAFSYCTSSNTLGEQFAFIKGKDGAEIMKEPKLVNVRSADIYPNSSHRDGSIYKNSILQSIGHVTKRDETQLEPMKFSDPTNCFPDQQRVLSLR, encoded by the exons ATGCTCCGCTCATGCTGGAATCTGCACCGTGTTTCCAG ATCTGCTCATGAATCCTTCTTGATGGCCAGAAACATTGCAGCACATAGCCAAACGAATCGGCCCAGCCACCTCCCTTGGGCTTGGGGCAATGCTTTTTCCTATTGCACCTCCAGTAATACCCTCGGTGAGCAATTTGCCTTTATCAAAGGGAAAGATGGAGCAGAAATTATGAAGGAACCCAAGCTGGTCAATGTGAGGTCGGCCGACATCTATCCTAATAGCAGCCATCGCGATGGGTCTATATACAAAAACTCTATTCTCCAAAGCATAGGTCATGTTACAAAGCGTGATGAGA CACAACTGGAGCCAATGAAGTTTTCGGATCCCACTAATTGCTTTCCTGACCAGCAAAG GGTTCTCTCATTGAGATGA